The Micromonospora sp. M71_S20 genome window below encodes:
- a CDS encoding NADH-quinone oxidoreductase subunit L, whose protein sequence is MSTTTLLGALLPAVPLVAGLLGLLLPPAPRDADGPRTGGDRARRVAIALGVAGAAGALALAVALLVSLDRPAEASTTWVDLGGLTVSLGVRLDSAAALVAVAVAAVALAVQVYSVGYLRRGPHDDVDTDHRYPPYAAQISLFTAAMLLVVVAGDLILLLVGWEVMGICSYLLIAHDRRLPEPPAAAMKAFLVTRVGDVGFLLGIALLGVSAGSFRIADVLAHDHAAGTLTAACLLLLAGVAGKSAQFPLHTWLPDAMAGPTPISALIHAATMVAAGVYAVTRLYPLFEATPVALAVLGVMASVTLLLGAFAATAQDDLKRVLAWSTVSQIGYMTGALAVGSPPAALFHLLTHAAFKALLFLAAGAVIHAVGTTLMSRMGGLRRGMPVTFWCTVVGLGALAGVPPLSGFWSKDGVLTVAQEAALHGTGPAPVWVGWLVWLAGLVGVAVTAWYATRLLLRTFLGEARMPLAHPHDPPAVMRWPLLLLAVPAALLGLAGFVQAFARRLLLTPASGAPAGEHLLIHVGPELLLPLALLAAGAGLAWLRWRRDPAADPATALGPLRPVFAAAFRLDDAQRALVVRPTKALARATRTADEVVVDGAVEGSGRAALGLGGGLAALHRAALHRAAVGVLAGALLIGLAAVVIGVSA, encoded by the coding sequence GTGAGCACGACCACCCTGCTCGGCGCGCTGCTGCCGGCCGTACCGCTGGTGGCGGGTCTGCTCGGCCTGCTGCTGCCGCCGGCCCCGCGCGACGCCGACGGGCCCCGGACCGGCGGCGACCGGGCCCGGCGGGTGGCGATCGCGCTCGGCGTGGCCGGGGCGGCCGGTGCGCTGGCGCTCGCCGTCGCCCTGCTGGTCAGCCTCGACCGGCCCGCCGAGGCGTCCACCACCTGGGTGGACCTGGGTGGGCTGACCGTGAGCCTCGGGGTGCGGCTGGACTCCGCCGCCGCGCTGGTCGCCGTCGCGGTCGCCGCGGTGGCGCTGGCCGTGCAGGTCTACTCGGTCGGCTACCTGCGGCGGGGCCCGCACGACGACGTCGACACCGACCACCGCTACCCGCCGTACGCGGCGCAGATCAGCCTCTTCACCGCCGCCATGCTGCTCGTGGTGGTCGCCGGCGACCTGATCCTGCTGCTGGTCGGCTGGGAGGTGATGGGCATCTGCTCCTACCTGCTCATCGCCCACGACCGCCGGCTGCCGGAGCCGCCGGCCGCCGCGATGAAGGCGTTCCTGGTGACCCGGGTCGGCGACGTCGGCTTCCTGCTCGGCATCGCGCTGCTCGGCGTCTCTGCCGGCAGCTTCCGGATCGCCGACGTGCTCGCCCACGACCACGCCGCCGGCACCCTGACCGCCGCCTGCCTGCTGCTGCTGGCCGGGGTGGCCGGCAAGAGCGCCCAGTTCCCGCTGCACACCTGGCTGCCCGACGCGATGGCCGGCCCGACGCCGATCTCGGCGCTGATCCACGCCGCCACCATGGTCGCCGCCGGCGTGTACGCGGTGACCCGGCTCTACCCGCTGTTCGAGGCGACCCCGGTGGCGCTGGCCGTGCTCGGCGTCATGGCCTCGGTCACCCTGCTGCTCGGCGCGTTCGCCGCCACCGCCCAGGACGACCTCAAGCGCGTGCTGGCCTGGTCGACGGTCTCGCAGATCGGCTACATGACGGGCGCGCTCGCGGTCGGCTCGCCGCCCGCCGCGCTGTTCCACCTGCTCACCCACGCCGCCTTCAAGGCGCTGCTCTTCCTCGCCGCCGGCGCGGTGATCCACGCGGTGGGCACCACGCTGATGTCCCGGATGGGCGGGCTGCGCCGGGGCATGCCGGTCACCTTCTGGTGCACGGTGGTCGGGCTGGGCGCCCTGGCGGGGGTGCCGCCGCTGTCGGGCTTCTGGAGCAAGGACGGCGTGCTGACCGTCGCCCAGGAAGCCGCCCTGCACGGGACCGGTCCGGCCCCGGTCTGGGTCGGCTGGCTGGTCTGGCTGGCCGGGCTGGTCGGCGTCGCGGTCACCGCCTGGTACGCCACCCGCCTGCTGCTGCGCACCTTCCTCGGCGAGGCGCGGATGCCGCTGGCCCACCCGCACGACCCGCCCGCCGTGATGCGCTGGCCGCTGCTGCTGCTCGCCGTGCCGGCCGCCCTGCTCGGCCTCGCCGGTTTCGTCCAGGCCTTCGCCCGCCGGCTGCTGCTGACGCCCGCCTCCGGCGCGCCGGCCGGGGAGCACCTGCTGATCCACGTCGGCCCGGAACTGCTGCTGCCGCTGGCGCTGCTGGCCGCCGGGGCGGGGCTCGCCTGGCTCCGCTGGCGGCGGGACCCGGCCGCCGACCCGGCGACCGCGCTGGGTCCGCTGCGGCCGGTCTTCGCCGCCGCGTTCCGGCTCGACGACGCCCAGCGTGCCCTGGTAGTACGCCCGACGAAGGCGCTGGCGCGCGCGACGCGTACCGCCGACGAGGTGGTGGTGGACGGCGCGGTCGAGGGCAGCGGCCGGGCCGCGCTCGGCCTCGGCGGCGGTCTGGCGGCGCTGCACCGCGCGGCGCTGCACCGCGCGGCGGTCGGCGTGCTGGCCGGGGCGCTGCTGATCGGCCTGGCGGCCGTCGTGATCGGAGTTTCCGCATGA
- a CDS encoding NADH-quinone oxidoreductase subunit N, with protein sequence MSVVQSVDNVALLPAYLAAGTAVLVLLADLLVARARVTLATAAVGATATALGAALVGAGNERRTFCVGPDCSYVFGGRAALVAVVVALLTLGVLALSGPLLRAGQSPAGEYCFLLACSMTGGVVLGAAGDLITLIVALETLTLPLYVLVGLRRDSLASAEAAVTFFVVSVVATTLTLLGAALLYAATGGLHLGRIGAILADRPDLLDLPLTTAAVALVVLGLAFKVAAVPFHAWAPAAYDGAPLPVAAYLSTASKLGGVVALLAVVQHALPADVTGPVLALLAVLTMTVGNLVALRQRRTVRLLAWSSVAQAGYILAPLGALALASGRTADARTAAYAAAVAYAVFFVVLELAAFAAVVALRPAGADGGTVDDLRGAARRHPWRAAALGLALIGLAGLPPGLAGLFAKVTVVRSLLDGGAGWLAVVVAVNAVIGLAYYLRLTATLWAAPADGPAAPVGGAAAPGVGPGGAPAVVPVRARTVGVVLAVATAAALVLGFAPQLVLDVAVR encoded by the coding sequence ATGAGCGTGGTGCAGAGCGTCGACAACGTGGCGCTGCTCCCGGCGTACCTGGCCGCCGGCACGGCCGTGCTGGTGCTGCTCGCCGACCTGCTGGTGGCCCGTGCCCGGGTCACGCTGGCGACGGCTGCGGTCGGCGCGACGGCCACGGCGCTCGGCGCGGCCCTGGTCGGTGCCGGTAACGAACGGCGGACGTTCTGCGTCGGCCCCGACTGCTCGTACGTCTTCGGCGGCCGGGCCGCCCTGGTCGCCGTCGTCGTCGCGCTGCTGACCCTCGGCGTGCTCGCGCTGTCCGGCCCGCTGCTGCGGGCGGGGCAGTCGCCGGCGGGGGAGTACTGCTTCCTGCTCGCCTGCTCCATGACGGGCGGCGTGGTGCTCGGCGCGGCCGGCGACCTGATCACCCTGATCGTGGCGCTGGAGACGCTCACCCTCCCGCTGTACGTCCTCGTCGGGCTGCGCCGGGACAGCCTGGCCAGCGCCGAGGCGGCCGTCACCTTCTTCGTGGTCAGCGTGGTCGCCACCACGCTGACGCTGCTCGGGGCGGCGCTGCTCTACGCGGCCACCGGCGGGCTGCACCTGGGCCGGATCGGCGCGATCCTCGCCGACCGGCCGGACCTGCTGGACCTGCCGCTCACCACGGCCGCCGTGGCGCTGGTGGTGCTGGGGCTGGCGTTCAAGGTGGCGGCGGTGCCGTTCCACGCCTGGGCGCCGGCCGCCTACGACGGCGCGCCGCTGCCGGTGGCCGCGTACCTGTCCACCGCCTCGAAGCTGGGCGGCGTGGTGGCCCTGCTCGCCGTGGTGCAGCACGCGCTGCCGGCCGACGTGACCGGCCCGGTGCTCGCCCTGCTCGCGGTGCTGACGATGACCGTCGGCAACCTGGTGGCGCTGCGCCAGCGGCGTACGGTCCGGCTGCTCGCCTGGTCCTCGGTCGCCCAGGCCGGCTACATCCTCGCCCCGCTCGGCGCGCTGGCGCTGGCCTCGGGGCGCACCGCCGACGCCCGCACCGCCGCGTACGCGGCCGCCGTCGCGTACGCCGTCTTCTTCGTGGTGCTGGAGCTGGCGGCCTTCGCGGCCGTGGTGGCGTTGCGCCCGGCGGGCGCGGACGGCGGCACGGTCGACGACCTGCGCGGGGCGGCCCGGCGACACCCGTGGCGGGCGGCGGCGCTCGGGCTGGCGCTGATCGGGCTCGCCGGCCTGCCGCCGGGCCTGGCCGGCCTCTTCGCGAAGGTGACAGTGGTCCGTTCGCTGCTGGACGGTGGCGCGGGCTGGCTCGCCGTGGTGGTGGCCGTGAACGCGGTGATCGGCCTCGCCTACTACCTGCGCCTCACCGCCACCCTGTGGGCCGCGCCGGCCGACGGGCCGGCCGCCCCGGTGGGCGGGGCCGCCGCGCCGGGCGTCGGGCCCGGCGGCGCCCCGGCCGTGGTCCCCGTGCGGGCCCGGACGGTCGGCGTGGTGCTGGCCGTGGCGACGGCGGCGGCGCTGGTGCTCGGCTTCGCCCCGCAGCTCGTGCTCGACGTCGCCGTCCGCTGA
- a CDS encoding NuoM family protein, producing MTTGEFLLVAVLALPALGALAVAATPRDRAARAVGTAVAALTLVAAALLFLGDRGRTTYAADTPAVRPWHRLDLPWVPGLDLRFHLGVDGISWPLVVLTALLTLLCCAYTLWKVPDGGSGRALVALLLVVEVGILGTFLALDLVLFFVFFEVVLLPMYAIIAGWGGADRRRAARKFALYTLLGSVLLLVGVYVVVAAAGTADVVALTGGTGLSRGTQLAAFTLLALAFAVKSPLWPLHSWLPDAHTQAPTVGSVVLAGVLLKMGTYGLIRIAVGVAPEGARWAAPVLGVLAVAAILIGSLVCLAQRELKRLIAYSSVGHMGFVLLGVATLTTTGIQAALIGNVAHGVITGLLFFLAGAIKDRTHTGSLDELSGLRETAPRLAGLLGFAAVASLGLPGLAGFWGEAFAVVAAVEVGRALWTTLGVLAAIGGALTAAYLLRLLRRVTHGRPSPAVGRLTPGLAGAELVAWAPLVLLALAVGLAPTLVLGVAEAPVDALVEVLR from the coding sequence ATGACCACGGGGGAGTTCCTGCTGGTGGCGGTGCTGGCGCTGCCGGCGCTCGGCGCGCTGGCGGTGGCGGCGACGCCCCGGGACCGCGCGGCCCGGGCGGTCGGCACGGCCGTCGCCGCGCTGACCCTGGTGGCCGCCGCGCTGCTCTTCCTCGGCGACCGCGGCCGGACCACGTACGCGGCCGACACCCCCGCCGTGCGCCCGTGGCACCGGCTCGACCTGCCCTGGGTGCCCGGCCTGGACCTGCGCTTCCACCTCGGGGTGGACGGCATCTCCTGGCCGCTGGTCGTGCTGACCGCCCTGCTCACCCTGCTCTGCTGCGCCTACACCCTGTGGAAGGTGCCCGACGGCGGCAGCGGGCGGGCGCTGGTGGCCCTGCTGCTGGTCGTCGAGGTCGGCATCCTCGGCACCTTCCTCGCCCTCGACCTCGTGCTCTTCTTCGTCTTCTTCGAGGTCGTCCTGCTCCCCATGTACGCGATCATCGCGGGCTGGGGCGGCGCGGACCGGCGGCGGGCGGCCCGCAAGTTCGCCCTCTACACGCTGCTCGGCTCGGTGCTGCTACTGGTCGGCGTCTACGTGGTGGTGGCCGCCGCCGGGACGGCCGACGTGGTGGCGCTCACCGGGGGGACGGGGCTGTCCCGGGGCACCCAGCTCGCGGCGTTCACGCTGCTCGCGCTGGCCTTCGCGGTGAAGAGCCCGCTCTGGCCGCTGCACTCCTGGCTGCCCGACGCACACACGCAGGCGCCCACCGTCGGCAGCGTGGTCCTCGCCGGGGTGCTGCTCAAGATGGGCACGTACGGGCTGATCCGGATCGCGGTCGGGGTGGCCCCGGAGGGCGCCCGCTGGGCCGCCCCGGTGCTCGGCGTGCTGGCGGTGGCGGCCATCCTGATCGGGTCGCTGGTCTGCCTCGCCCAGCGCGAGCTGAAGCGGCTGATCGCGTACTCCAGCGTCGGACACATGGGTTTCGTGCTGCTCGGGGTCGCCACGCTCACCACCACCGGCATCCAGGCGGCCCTGATCGGCAACGTCGCGCACGGGGTGATCACCGGCCTGCTCTTCTTCCTCGCCGGCGCGATCAAGGACCGTACGCACACCGGGTCGCTGGACGAGCTGTCCGGGCTGCGGGAGACCGCTCCCCGGCTCGCCGGGCTGCTCGGCTTCGCCGCCGTCGCCTCGCTCGGTCTGCCCGGGTTGGCCGGCTTCTGGGGCGAGGCGTTCGCCGTGGTCGCGGCCGTGGAGGTGGGCCGGGCGCTCTGGACCACCCTGGGCGTGCTGGCGGCAATCGGCGGGGCGCTCACCGCGGCGTACCTGCTGCGGCTGCTGCGCCGGGTGACGCACGGGCGGCCCAGCCCGGCGGTCGGGCGGCTCACCCCCGGCCTGGCCGGCGCGGAACTGGTCGCGTGGGCGCCGCTGGTGCTGCTCGCCCTCGCGGTCGGGTTGGCCCCGACCCTGGTGCTCGGCGTCGCCGAGGCCCCCGTCGACGCCCTCGTGGAGGTGCTGCGGTGA
- a CDS encoding glutathione S-transferase family protein, which yields MRTGGRYVEPGREFTRDQRYIATRITADARDGWPVEPGRYRLAVSRACPWANRLIIVRRLLGLEDAISLAVAGPTHDKRSWTFDLDPGGRDPVLGIERLAEAYFARFPGYERGITVPAIVDVPSGQVVTNDFGRMSLDLSTEWTAYHRDGAPDLYPERLRDEIDEVSALLFRDVNNGVYRCGFAGDQAAYEKAYHRLFDRLDWLGERLAGQRYLVGDTITEADVRLFTTLVRFDPVYHGHFKCNRSKLTEMPVLWAYARDLFQTPGFGDTVDFDHIKRHYYEVHRDINPTGIVPLGPDLANWLTPHGREALGGRPFGDGTPPPPPPPAERVDPAHTPLR from the coding sequence ATGCGGACGGGCGGCAGGTACGTCGAGCCGGGCCGCGAGTTCACCCGGGACCAGCGCTACATCGCCACCCGGATCACCGCCGACGCCCGCGACGGCTGGCCGGTGGAACCCGGCCGGTACCGACTGGCGGTCAGCCGCGCCTGCCCCTGGGCGAACCGGCTGATCATCGTCCGGCGGCTGCTCGGGCTGGAGGACGCGATCTCGCTGGCGGTGGCCGGCCCGACCCACGACAAGCGGAGCTGGACGTTCGACCTCGACCCGGGCGGGCGCGACCCGGTGCTCGGCATCGAGCGGCTGGCCGAGGCGTACTTCGCCCGCTTCCCCGGCTACGAGCGGGGCATCACCGTGCCGGCGATCGTGGACGTGCCGTCCGGTCAGGTGGTCACCAACGACTTCGGGCGGATGAGCCTCGACCTCTCCACCGAGTGGACGGCGTACCACCGCGACGGGGCGCCCGACCTCTACCCGGAGCGGCTGCGCGACGAGATCGACGAGGTGAGCGCGCTGCTATTCCGGGACGTCAACAACGGCGTCTACCGGTGCGGCTTCGCCGGCGACCAGGCGGCGTACGAGAAGGCGTACCACCGGCTGTTCGACCGGCTGGACTGGTTGGGCGAGCGGCTGGCGGGGCAGCGTTACCTGGTCGGGGACACCATCACCGAGGCGGACGTGCGGCTGTTCACCACGCTGGTCCGCTTCGACCCGGTCTACCACGGGCACTTCAAGTGCAACCGGAGCAAGCTGACCGAGATGCCGGTGCTCTGGGCGTACGCCCGGGACCTGTTCCAGACGCCGGGCTTCGGCGACACGGTCGACTTCGACCACATCAAGCGGCACTACTACGAGGTGCACCGGGACATCAACCCGACCGGGATCGTGCCGCTCGGCCCGGACCTGGCGAACTGGCTGACCCCGCACGGCCGGGAGGCCCTCGGCGGCCGTCCCTTCGGCGACGGCACCCCGCCCCCGCCGCCCCCGCCCGCCGAGCGCGTCGACCCCGCCCACACCCCGCTGCGCTGA
- the nuoK gene encoding NADH-quinone oxidoreductase subunit NuoK, which translates to MRPVIPYVTAALLFGLGVYGVLRRRNAVLVLMAVELMLNAVNLILVTADTTVRAQLPHGGQVFALFVIVLAAAEIGVGLAIVLQLYRLRTTVAVDEVPLTERPEGER; encoded by the coding sequence GTGAGACCCGTCATCCCGTACGTCACCGCCGCGCTGCTGTTCGGCCTCGGCGTCTACGGCGTGCTGCGCCGGCGCAACGCGGTGCTGGTGCTGATGGCCGTCGAGCTGATGCTCAACGCGGTCAACCTGATCCTGGTCACCGCCGACACCACCGTGCGCGCGCAACTGCCGCACGGCGGGCAGGTCTTCGCGCTTTTCGTGATCGTGCTGGCCGCCGCCGAGATCGGGGTGGGCCTGGCGATCGTGCTCCAGCTCTACCGGCTGCGGACCACCGTCGCCGTCGACGAGGTGCCGCTGACCGAGCGCCCGGAGGGGGAACGGTGA
- a CDS encoding glucose 1-dehydrogenase produces the protein MRAVTVNPGVADSLRLVDDHPEPPPEEGAILVEALAVGICGTDHEIIAGEYGEAPPGADRLVLGHESLGRVLEDPSGTLQPGDLVAGVVRHPDPVPCPNCAVGEWDMCRNGRFTEHGIKALPGFARDRWRLQPRFAVGLDRALAPVGMLLEPTSVVAKAWEHIERIGARAEWQPQTVLVTGAGPIGLLAALLATQRGLAVHVLDRNTTGPKPDLVRALGATYHTVSVCELDFEPDVVLECTGAPVVVLDVMYKIAPTGIVCLTGVSSGGRTIDLDAGALNRALVLENNVVFGSVNANRRHWDLAAAALARADRSWLDSLITRRVPVEAYAEAYTSEPDDIKVVLEFGS, from the coding sequence GTGCGCGCTGTGACTGTCAACCCGGGTGTCGCCGACTCCCTGCGGCTGGTCGACGATCATCCGGAGCCGCCGCCCGAGGAGGGCGCGATCCTGGTCGAGGCACTGGCGGTGGGGATCTGCGGCACCGACCACGAGATCATCGCCGGCGAGTACGGCGAGGCGCCGCCCGGCGCGGACCGGCTGGTGCTGGGGCACGAGTCGCTGGGCCGGGTGCTGGAGGACCCGTCGGGCACGCTGCAACCCGGCGACCTGGTGGCGGGCGTCGTCCGGCACCCCGACCCGGTGCCCTGCCCGAACTGCGCGGTCGGCGAGTGGGACATGTGCCGCAACGGTCGGTTCACCGAGCACGGCATCAAGGCCCTGCCCGGCTTCGCCCGGGACCGCTGGCGGCTGCAACCCCGGTTCGCCGTGGGACTGGACCGGGCCCTCGCCCCGGTCGGCATGCTGCTGGAGCCGACCAGCGTGGTGGCGAAGGCGTGGGAGCACATCGAGCGCATCGGTGCCCGCGCCGAGTGGCAGCCGCAGACCGTACTGGTCACCGGGGCCGGGCCGATCGGCCTGCTGGCCGCGCTGCTGGCCACGCAGCGCGGGCTCGCCGTGCACGTGCTGGACCGCAACACCACCGGGCCGAAGCCGGACCTGGTCCGGGCGCTCGGGGCGACCTACCACACCGTGTCCGTCTGCGAGCTGGACTTCGAGCCGGACGTGGTGCTGGAGTGCACCGGGGCGCCGGTCGTCGTCCTCGACGTGATGTACAAGATCGCGCCGACCGGCATCGTCTGCCTGACCGGCGTCTCCAGCGGCGGGCGGACCATCGACCTCGACGCCGGGGCGCTCAACCGCGCGCTCGTGCTGGAGAACAATGTGGTGTTCGGCTCGGTGAACGCCAACCGCCGGCACTGGGACCTCGCCGCAGCGGCGCTGGCCCGCGCCGACCGGTCGTGGCTCGACTCGCTGATCACCCGCCGGGTGCCGGTGGAGGCGTACGCCGAGGCGTACACCTCCGAGCCGGACGACATCAAGGTGGTGCTGGAGTTCGGCTCCTGA
- a CDS encoding Uma2 family endonuclease, with protein MTAALQGDYPPPGEWTADDLDRLPDDGRRHELLDGNLIMSPSPTRLHQSIALMLGAALQETCPPDLDVTQGVEVRLSRTRAFIPDVLVTELDAASRNPSHYRPHEVMLVVEIVSEGSRSIDRVLKPALYAEADIPYFWRIETESGIVVHAHKLDPAKRVYVEQARMTDGILVPEPWEIDIPLARITPRSR; from the coding sequence ATGACCGCCGCGCTGCAGGGCGACTATCCGCCGCCGGGCGAGTGGACGGCCGACGACCTCGACCGCCTGCCCGACGACGGCCGCCGCCACGAACTCCTGGACGGAAACCTCATCATGTCGCCCTCCCCCACGCGACTCCACCAGTCGATCGCACTGATGCTCGGTGCGGCTCTTCAGGAGACCTGCCCGCCCGACCTCGACGTCACGCAGGGTGTCGAGGTGCGGCTCTCCCGCACCCGGGCCTTCATCCCCGACGTGCTGGTCACGGAGCTGGACGCGGCCTCGCGCAACCCCTCGCACTACCGGCCCCACGAGGTGATGCTGGTGGTCGAGATCGTCTCCGAGGGATCGCGGAGCATCGACCGGGTGCTCAAGCCCGCGCTCTACGCCGAGGCGGACATCCCCTACTTCTGGCGGATCGAGACCGAGTCGGGGATCGTCGTGCACGCCCACAAGCTCGACCCGGCCAAGCGGGTCTACGTCGAGCAGGCCCGGATGACCGACGGCATCCTCGTCCCGGAGCCGTGGGAGATCGACATCCCGCTCGCCAGGATCACGCCCCGGTCGCGCTGA
- a CDS encoding NADH-quinone oxidoreductase subunit J — MTGADVLLLALGALAVGSGVLVVATRHLVRAGLYLVLCLGALAGMYLVLTAELVAWVQVLIYVGAVVVLLLFAVMLTRAPIGASDDLDRPGWAAALVGGGTGLGLAALLVDAYRWTAVELPEAGTAERLGDQIFRSWVLPFEVLSVLLLSALVGAIVISRPDIGRPRTGGPDTDRSRTGGPGAGRSGAAVADGGPDDDGGRSR; from the coding sequence ATGACCGGTGCGGACGTGCTGCTGCTCGCCCTCGGCGCGCTGGCGGTCGGTTCGGGGGTGCTGGTGGTGGCGACGCGGCACCTGGTCCGGGCCGGCCTCTACCTGGTGCTCTGCCTCGGCGCGCTGGCCGGGATGTATTTGGTGCTCACCGCCGAGCTGGTGGCCTGGGTGCAGGTGCTGATCTACGTCGGCGCGGTGGTGGTGCTGCTGCTCTTCGCGGTGATGCTCACCCGCGCCCCGATCGGCGCCTCCGACGACCTGGACCGGCCCGGCTGGGCGGCGGCGCTGGTCGGCGGCGGCACCGGGCTCGGGCTGGCCGCCCTGCTGGTCGACGCGTACCGGTGGACGGCCGTGGAGCTGCCCGAGGCGGGCACCGCGGAACGCCTGGGCGACCAGATCTTCCGTAGCTGGGTGCTCCCCTTCGAGGTGCTCTCGGTGCTGCTGCTGTCCGCCCTGGTCGGCGCCATCGTGATCTCCCGTCCCGACATCGGCCGGCCGAGGACCGGTGGGCCGGACACCGACCGGTCCCGCACCGGCGGGCCGGGCGCCGGACGGTCGGGCGCGGCCGTCGCCGACGGAGGTCCGGACGACGACGGCGGGCGGTCGCGGTGA
- a CDS encoding NADH-quinone oxidoreductase subunit I: MVGMTDRSERSEPGGAGGDRGLPGAGLVKGLAVTLKTMTRRSTTQQYPDVAPELPPRSRGVIALLEENCTVCMLCARECPDWCIYIDSHKEEVAVPGAARPRQRNVLDKFDIDFSLCMYCGICVEVCPFDALYWSPEFEYSEYDIKDLLHDKDHLGQWMGTVPPPPAHDPNGEPAKEETAAARKAAVPAAPAARPAAPPVRPESEAGA; the protein is encoded by the coding sequence ATGGTCGGCATGACCGACCGCAGCGAGCGCAGCGAGCCGGGCGGCGCCGGCGGAGACCGTGGCCTGCCGGGCGCGGGCCTGGTGAAGGGGCTCGCGGTCACGTTGAAGACGATGACGCGCCGCTCGACCACCCAGCAGTACCCGGACGTCGCCCCCGAGCTGCCGCCCCGCTCGCGCGGGGTGATCGCGCTGCTGGAGGAGAACTGCACGGTCTGCATGCTCTGCGCCCGGGAGTGTCCGGACTGGTGCATCTACATCGACTCGCACAAGGAGGAGGTGGCGGTGCCCGGCGCCGCCCGCCCCCGCCAGCGCAACGTGCTCGACAAGTTCGACATCGACTTCTCGCTCTGCATGTACTGCGGCATCTGCGTGGAGGTCTGCCCCTTCGACGCCCTCTACTGGTCGCCGGAGTTCGAATACTCCGAGTACGACATCAAGGACCTGCTGCACGACAAGGACCACCTCGGGCAGTGGATGGGCACCGTGCCGCCGCCGCCCGCGCATGACCCGAACGGTGAGCCGGCGAAGGAGGAGACCGCCGCCGCGCGCAAGGCCGCGGTCCCGGCCGCGCCCGCCGCCCGTCCCGCCGCCCCGCCCGTACGCCCCGAGTCCGAGGCCGGCGCATGA
- a CDS encoding complex I subunit 1 family protein translates to MPLWLELVIRVGGVLVAFLTLPLLVGQAEHKVMAHMQGRLGPMYAGGFHGWAQLVADGVKFVQKEDVTPREADRAVFRLAPAVALVPYLLVLLVIPLGPNDLVGQPLDIGLFFVLAVVGVGVVAVLMSAWASANKYSLLGGLRGAAQLLGYELPLVLAAASVAMAAGTLSLSGIVEAWQPWWLLWQAPAMVVFFLAGLAEIRRPPFDMPVADSELVFGYMTEYTGLRFAFFLLAEYVGIVVIAALTTVLFLGGWQGPFADAQLGWLWTLLKVFAVSFLIIWLRVSYPRLREDQLQRLCWLVLVPVSLGQLVLTAAVRVAL, encoded by the coding sequence ATGCCACTGTGGTTGGAGCTGGTCATCCGGGTGGGGGGCGTGCTCGTCGCCTTCCTCACCCTGCCGCTGCTGGTCGGGCAGGCCGAGCACAAGGTGATGGCGCACATGCAGGGCCGGCTCGGCCCGATGTACGCGGGCGGCTTCCACGGCTGGGCCCAGCTGGTCGCCGACGGTGTGAAGTTCGTGCAGAAGGAGGACGTCACGCCCCGGGAGGCGGACCGGGCGGTCTTCCGGCTCGCTCCGGCGGTCGCCCTCGTGCCCTACCTGCTGGTCCTGCTGGTGATCCCGCTCGGCCCGAACGACCTGGTCGGGCAGCCGCTGGACATCGGCCTGTTCTTCGTGCTGGCCGTCGTGGGCGTGGGCGTCGTGGCGGTGCTGATGTCGGCGTGGGCGTCGGCCAACAAGTACAGCCTCCTCGGCGGCCTGCGCGGGGCGGCCCAGCTGCTCGGCTACGAGCTGCCGCTGGTGCTGGCCGCCGCGTCGGTGGCGATGGCGGCCGGCACGCTCAGCCTCTCCGGCATCGTCGAGGCGTGGCAGCCGTGGTGGCTGCTCTGGCAGGCCCCCGCCATGGTCGTCTTCTTCCTCGCCGGGCTCGCCGAGATCCGCCGCCCGCCGTTCGACATGCCGGTCGCCGACTCGGAGCTGGTCTTCGGCTACATGACGGAGTACACGGGCCTGCGCTTCGCGTTCTTCCTGCTCGCCGAGTACGTCGGCATCGTGGTGATCGCCGCGCTCACCACCGTGCTCTTCCTCGGCGGCTGGCAGGGCCCGTTCGCCGACGCGCAGCTCGGCTGGCTGTGGACCCTGTTGAAGGTCTTCGCCGTCTCGTTCCTGATCATCTGGCTCCGGGTGTCCTACCCCCGCCTGCGCGAGGACCAGCTCCAGCGCCTCTGCTGGCTGGTCCTGGTCCCCGTCTCCCTGGGCCAGCTGGTCCTCACCGCCGCCGTCCGCGTCGCGCTGTAG
- a CDS encoding ester cyclase: MIDVEAAARRFIADVWNARREESAYELVGPECPGLGGAGPEATLAWHRERRAAFPDLRYKIVDVVAAGDRVAVHWRAAGTQAGPFGPVPPTGQVVSYSGASFLRFDDAGRIIDVWSCNELFQLLQQLGVEMLPPAAGGISATGA, from the coding sequence ATGATCGATGTGGAGGCGGCGGCGCGGCGCTTCATCGCCGACGTGTGGAACGCCCGGCGGGAGGAGTCCGCGTACGAGCTGGTCGGGCCGGAGTGCCCGGGGCTCGGCGGGGCCGGCCCGGAGGCGACGCTGGCGTGGCACCGGGAACGCCGCGCGGCCTTCCCCGACCTGCGCTACAAGATCGTGGACGTGGTGGCCGCCGGGGACCGGGTGGCGGTGCACTGGCGGGCGGCCGGCACCCAGGCCGGGCCGTTCGGCCCGGTGCCGCCGACCGGGCAGGTGGTCAGCTACTCGGGGGCGAGCTTCCTGCGCTTCGACGACGCGGGCCGGATCATCGACGTGTGGAGCTGCAACGAGCTGTTCCAGCTCCTCCAGCAGCTCGGCGTCGAGATGCTCCCGCCCGCGGCGGGCGGGATCAGCGCGACCGGGGCGTGA